A segment of the Thermovirga sp. genome:
TTTTGAGCATTTGTATACCATAAGGGCGAAAAAGCCGTAAATAGGGAACCGGAAACCATAAATCGTGATCCGCAAATTCCGGGAATCACAGGTCGTAAGTGCCGTGGGTCGCAAGAGCAAAACAACATGCCGCGAATTTGACCCTTCGATTCACGTTTCCCGACTCGTATATTCTCACAATTTACGATTCCCAATAATGACACACCAGGCCTTCTTCCCTTGACCGGGTGCCCCATTCCGGCACGGGCGGGACGCACTCGTCCTCGGGGGGGACCACCAGTTCCAGCAGGGCCGGCTCTTCACGGCCGAACAGCCCGGTAAGGGAGGAGGCCAGCTCTTCCTCCGAGGAGGCCCTGAAAGCCGCCAAGCCGTAGCTCTTCGCCAGGGTCCCGTAGTCAACGCGACCCAGATCGGTGGCGAAGTGAGGCATACCGAAGCTGAAAAGGTTCGTCGCCCTTATCCACCCGAAACTGCTGTTGTTGAAGAGGATGACCTTGAGGTTCCTGCCCAGCCTGGATAGGGTCTCCAGTTCGCCGGAGGTGAAGCCGAAGCTGCCATCGCCGATAAAGTTCAAGACCGTTGTCCCGGAGCCCACCGCGTAGGTCGCCCCAATGGCCGCCCCCAGGCCCCATCCCAGCGCTCCCATGGCGTAGTTGGTGGCAAAGTAACGCCCCGCCCTGGGTATCTTCCAAAAGGCAGCGGGGTAGACGGCGCTCATGCCCGGGTCGGCGACTATCACGGATCCCTCGGGCATGGCGTCGGTGATCATCATGGTGGCCGACCTGGGATCGAGACAACCTTTGAGGACAGTGGGCGACCACCTGGAGCGGCGGTTCCCGCGCAGATTCTTCCCTCCGGTTCCCCTCACCGGCAGGGCCAGGTCATCGGCAGCCTCCAGGATCGCCCCCAGGGCGCTCTTCGCATCCCCCTGGAGCAGCAGTCCCTCGCCGAAAGAATTGCCCAGGTCACCCTCGGCGATGTTCAGGTGGATAAAGCGGACACGCCCGGGTTCCTTCGGGAGCTTCCATCCGTCGGTGGCCACCGAATCGGTGCTGCAGCCCACGTAGAAGATCAGGTCCGCCCCTTCGACGAAGGAGTTCGAGAAGTCCGTGCTCCCCCTGGAGCCTATCACGCCGATGGAAAGGTGGTGAAGTTCACCGATGGAACCCTTTCCGTTTATGGTCGTCGCCACGGCGAGGCCGAACCTTTCCGCAAGACGCTCAACTTCCCACCAGGCCCCCGACGTGAGAACGCCCTGGCCGCAGACCATGACTCCCCTCTCGCAGGACGCCAGCTGCCGGGCCGCCTCGGTGGTCTCCTCCCGACCCGGTATCGGCCTCGTCCCCGGGCATAGGCGGAAACGCTGCTGGGAGGGCGGCAGCGGTCGGCCCATCTCCTGGGCCAGCACATCCATGGGAAGTCTCAAGTGCACCGGTCCGGGGCGCCCCGAAAGGGCCACCCGGAAGGCCCTGCGCAGCAGGAAGGGCACATCGC
Coding sequences within it:
- a CDS encoding thiamine pyrophosphate-binding protein; amino-acid sequence: MNAARALLEMLHRYGVEYVFGLPGETTLGLYDEWKRFEKVTHVMARDERHAVYMADGYARISGRPGVCEGPSVGATHMIPGVVEALQSSIPMVVLTTDLPLGVERRNALTGFDQTSLFAPFTKESLTAHRGGDVPFLLRRAFRVALSGRPGPVHLRLPMDVLAQEMGRPLPPSQQRFRLCPGTRPIPGREETTEAARQLASCERGVMVCGQGVLTSGAWWEVERLAERFGLAVATTINGKGSIGELHHLSIGVIGSRGSTDFSNSFVEGADLIFYVGCSTDSVATDGWKLPKEPGRVRFIHLNIAEGDLGNSFGEGLLLQGDAKSALGAILEAADDLALPVRGTGGKNLRGNRRSRWSPTVLKGCLDPRSATMMITDAMPEGSVIVADPGMSAVYPAAFWKIPRAGRYFATNYAMGALGWGLGAAIGATYAVGSGTTVLNFIGDGSFGFTSGELETLSRLGRNLKVILFNNSSFGWIRATNLFSFGMPHFATDLGRVDYGTLAKSYGLAAFRASSEEELASSLTGLFGREEPALLELVVPPEDECVPPVPEWGTRSREEGLVCHYWES